Below is a genomic region from Brassica rapa cultivar Chiifu-401-42 chromosome A08, CAAS_Brap_v3.01, whole genome shotgun sequence.
CAAgcatttaaaaatacatatcaaaCTGAGATCATTTTATTTTCCACGCAATAGTTAAGACGAGTACAACAAGTTTATGCTTCTTGTGTATCCGGCATTGACTGAGAGAACGGCTCCCGAGTCAGTGGCTTAAGCTGCGAATGTTGCGGTGGTGGCTGCGGATTTCGTGGTGAATATTGTTGATATCCATGTGATTGATATTGAGGCGACATATATATTGGTACTAGTCCGTTACCCTGCCCAGCATTTTTACCTTGTTGAACAGTCACATAACTTGAGGTCAACTGTATCGGATCTGATGACGAGTATGAATGAGGCGAGACCGGTAGATACATGATATATGGTTGGGATGTTGTCGACGGTGTTGGAACCGTTGAAACCCTAAGTTGTTCTGCAAGAAACCTATAAGTGAAGCTCACGACACCTTTTTTCCCATAAGGACCCGTCAAAGCGTGCGTTTCCAGCTTCATACCGTTAGCATCACCACTGGCTGGAGGGTTTGAGCCTAATAGTTGTTTCATTGGAAGTCTGACGAACCCGATTTCCTTATCACCAAGAAAAGGCCTGTGGCTCATCAGTTCCACGAGGAGCATCAAACGCCCTTCTTGAGCTAACTTCTCATCGAGTGAAAACTTAATCGTCTGGTTCCATTTAGGGTTTGTATTTGCGGAGAAAGCGACAGGGGTATTGATCCTGTCCTTAACTTTCCTGTCTTTAAGGATCGCAACTGAAGCATATACGTCCATAGCCGAGAAGGCGTTGACATCTTCAATGTCTTTGGCAAACTTGATCACAATCTCAAGGATCAGTTTGGTCGTGGTGGTTTGAAACCGAGGGGAAAATACGACAGGCTGACCTGGTATTGCTGGTTCCGGGTTTGGATAAACGGGTTGACCGATCGAGAGGGAATGATCCTGAGGTACAGGAGGACACGAATCATCAACCGGCAGTGGTTTAAACCGGTACAAGAGGCACAACCTTGCGTTGGTACTTCCTTCCTCTGTGACTTTGATAGGGCAAGTCATAGACTTCATTTTATGGACGTTACCGTTTCCAAACGGCCGTGGATCTGAGGCAAAAAGTTCCTTAACCGAGACGTTGACTTCTCCTAGATAAAGGTCTTCCTTCCGTTCGAGCAAATAGCTAAATAACTCGACCTTGAGGGTTAACCGGCCTTCACGGCCTTCTTCTTCGTTGCAGGGAAACTTAACGGTGTGATTCCACGTCGGATTCAAACCACCGTCGTAGTCGATGGGTGTTTTGGCCGTTTGTGTCTTGTGAGTACCTTCGCCGTGAATTGAAACGACGGCGTATACGTCCATCTTGTCAGTGGCATCGACATGGCTGAGGTCGCTGGCTGATACAATTTTGAGCTCAAGAACTGGGTTCTCTATGGCTCTTTGCAACTCTGAACAAGCCATTTTTAGAATGTCTTGCCTTTTACTATCTTCACAAGATATATACAAGTTTGCGTGTGGACAATCTTCTAtaattaaaatgttataaaacTATAGAAAGATAACATGGATGGCATATCTCGAGTCAACGTTAGTTTTATATATACCAAATTATAGAAAGATAGACACTATGTCCATGTTGTAGCTTTGTAGGATACATCATACATATCGTCTTATTACGCACCAAATTCTTGTCAAACACTTCTACCAACATATGTTCTAAGAAAGAGTTCGAATAAGTAACGGTAACTGAATAAAAGGAGCTATCTTCTTGCAAAGAGTTCAACAAAATGTATTAAAACATATAGATGTGCCACGAACATATATCTATCTCAAATATGCGAATATTTAGACAATTTTCCAAGGAAATATAGTAAACATGTCTATGTCGAGTGCTGTCCCACTAGCACAATTTCATACATCCAGGAACAGATGTATAAGACTTGGTATTTGGGATATTctacatataagaaaaagagaACTCAAATAaagacatattttattattattattattatcattattattattattattattattagagccggggtccgcgcttcgcgcggataatatgttttattaaagtaaatttttatatttttgtagttttaaGTATCAGATATTGGACGTTAAGTTTTGTTCGTTGTAGAATTAACCATAGAGTTTTTGTTTGAATGCGATGCGGTGATCAGTTTCTGTTTTCTAAACAATAGCaagtttgaaaaatatatgGTTGTTTGCATTGAagtgtaaaatttaaaacagtTGACTGGTGTTCTGTCTTGTGGTTTGATCCCATGTGGAGGTATGCCATCAGGCTTAGGATAATAGCTTATTCCTCTTTTGAAAGCGTTGTATGATATCTATGTCGTTGTCAAAGTAAAAGCGCAATCTTGGTGTggttgtgagtgatagtttccctgaaaagtaaaatatttgtaagcatttagttagacataaactttatgtttagttgattaccttcatgta
It encodes:
- the LOC103833519 gene encoding uncharacterized protein LOC103833519; the encoded protein is MACSELQRAIENPVLELKIVSASDLSHVDATDKMDVYAVVSIHGEGTHKTQTAKTPIDYDGGLNPTWNHTVKFPCNEEEGREGRLTLKVELFSYLLERKEDLYLGEVNVSVKELFASDPRPFGNGNVHKMKSMTCPIKVTEEGSTNARLCLLYRFKPLPVDDSCPPVPQDHSLSIGQPVYPNPEPAIPGQPVVFSPRFQTTTTKLILEIVIKFAKDIEDVNAFSAMDVYASVAILKDRKVKDRINTPVAFSANTNPKWNQTIKFSLDEKLAQEGRLMLLVELMSHRPFLGDKEIGFVRLPMKQLLGSNPPASGDANGMKLETHALTGPYGKKGVVSFTYRFLAEQLRVSTVPTPSTTSQPYIMYLPVSPHSYSSSDPIQLTSSYVTVQQGKNAGQGNGLVPIYMSPQYQSHGYQQYSPRNPQPPPQHSQLKPLTREPFSQSMPDTQEA